In one window of Opitutus sp. GAS368 DNA:
- a CDS encoding diacylglycerol kinase family protein codes for MKARFIFNPYSGRNRRNPYLRDRAATFIKERRLDATVVDTERPRHATELARQAVDEGCGLVVAIGGDGTMNEVATALVDTPAVFGLIPCGSGNGLGRHLGIRQPGHGAFRTLLDGRPMPIDTGLVNGFAFFNAMGLGFEADIAVRFSRQTNRGLAGYIRVGFPSFFAHQPERCTVRHAGGTAEVDAFTLAVMNSDQYGNDARVAPGAKLDDGRFELISVPQVGFLGACGMLYRLGTDSFDQVKAVTRFSGAEFVIERTKPGWIHTDGEPRATTSKLEITLKPRSLRIMVPAEA; via the coding sequence TTGAAAGCCCGGTTCATCTTCAACCCCTATTCCGGCCGGAATCGGCGCAATCCCTACCTGCGCGACCGGGCCGCCACTTTCATCAAGGAGCGCCGCCTTGACGCCACCGTCGTCGACACCGAGCGGCCGCGCCACGCCACCGAGCTGGCCCGGCAGGCGGTCGACGAGGGTTGCGGCTTGGTCGTGGCCATCGGCGGGGACGGCACCATGAACGAGGTGGCCACGGCGCTGGTGGACACGCCGGCCGTCTTCGGCCTCATCCCCTGCGGCTCGGGCAACGGCCTCGGCCGGCACCTCGGCATCCGCCAGCCCGGCCACGGCGCCTTCCGGACGCTGCTCGACGGCCGGCCGATGCCGATCGACACCGGCCTGGTGAACGGTTTCGCCTTTTTCAATGCCATGGGTCTCGGTTTCGAGGCGGATATCGCCGTGCGTTTCAGCCGCCAGACGAACCGCGGCCTCGCCGGCTACATCCGGGTCGGCTTTCCCTCGTTCTTCGCCCACCAGCCCGAGCGCTGCACGGTGCGGCACGCCGGCGGCACCGCCGAGGTCGACGCCTTCACCCTCGCGGTCATGAACTCCGACCAATACGGCAACGATGCCCGCGTGGCGCCCGGGGCGAAGCTGGACGACGGCCGCTTCGAGCTGATCAGCGTGCCGCAGGTCGGCTTTCTCGGCGCGTGCGGCATGCTCTACCGGCTGGGCACCGACAGCTTCGACCAAGTCAAGGCGGTCACCCGCTTCAGCGGCGCGGAATTTGTCATCGAACGCACCAAGCCGGGCTGGATCCACACCGACGGCGAGCCCCGCGCCACCACCTCGAAGCTGGAAATCACCCTGAAGCCGCGGAGTCTGCGGATCATGGTGCCGGCGGAAGCATGA
- a CDS encoding diguanylate cyclase, producing the protein MPTTIPPKVRRILLIDDDRLQQRLMQGLVQNFRGGAFELDGAQTYAEGLKKLLSGKYAVCLLDYRLDAQDGLALLREARIAGGETPVIILTADDSEEVDIAAMEAGAVDYLVKATINPRLLERSIRYALKLGETLAQLRQLAQRDELTRLLNRREFSRILNEEWDRSVRFKRPFALVMVDIDHFKKINDTHGHQVGDEVLRHVASLLAGQVRTVDRVARYGGEEFALIMIETDGKNAAEHIKRLGVLLAETPCFVESKNLTVEVTLSAGVATSIGDATSATDLVGVADKALYAAKKGGRNRIVMADGTVIPFK; encoded by the coding sequence ATGCCCACCACGATCCCGCCCAAAGTCCGCCGGATCCTGCTGATCGATGACGACCGGCTGCAACAGCGGCTGATGCAGGGGCTGGTGCAAAACTTCCGCGGCGGCGCCTTCGAGCTCGACGGGGCCCAGACCTACGCCGAGGGGCTGAAGAAGCTCCTGAGCGGCAAATACGCCGTGTGCCTGCTCGACTACCGGCTCGATGCCCAGGACGGCCTGGCCCTGCTCCGCGAGGCCCGCATCGCCGGCGGTGAGACGCCGGTCATCATCCTGACCGCCGACGACAGCGAGGAGGTGGACATCGCCGCCATGGAGGCGGGTGCGGTGGATTACCTGGTCAAGGCCACGATCAATCCCCGCCTGCTCGAGCGCTCGATCCGCTACGCCCTGAAGCTCGGCGAGACGCTCGCCCAGCTGCGCCAGCTGGCCCAGCGCGACGAGCTCACGCGCCTGCTCAACCGCCGCGAGTTCTCGCGCATCCTCAACGAGGAGTGGGACCGCAGCGTGCGGTTCAAGCGCCCGTTCGCCCTCGTCATGGTGGACATCGACCATTTCAAGAAGATCAACGACACGCACGGCCACCAGGTGGGCGACGAGGTGCTGCGCCATGTGGCCAGCCTGCTCGCCGGCCAGGTGCGCACGGTGGACCGCGTGGCCCGCTACGGCGGCGAGGAATTCGCCCTCATCATGATCGAGACCGACGGCAAGAACGCCGCCGAGCACATCAAGCGGTTGGGCGTGCTGCTGGCCGAGACCCCTTGTTTCGTGGAGAGCAAGAATCTCACCGTCGAGGTCACGCTGAGTGCGGGTGTCGCCACGAGCATCGGCGATGCGACCAGCGCCACCGATTTGGTGGGGGTGGCGGACAAGGCGCTTTACGCCGCGAAGAAAGGCGGCCGCAACCGGATCGTGATGGCCGACGGCACGGTGATTCCGTTCAAGTAG